TGATGATTGGCATACTCTTGAAGCACGACAACACCAATATCTTCCTTTGAACTGAGTTCGATTTCGATTAAATGGTTAGCCTCTACTGGCAGGGCCCTGAGAGGGCATAGCCAAGCATCCACGATGCGTTGTTCCAGGCATTCAAGACTATGTGAATCGCTAAAGTTTTTAGTTGAAGACACAATCCATCCTGAGGGTGGTGGATTGAGCAAGGAGTGATCAAGCCACCGATTGGCGTCAAGTCTTAAACTTGATTTTCCTTGTAAACGAGCCATTTGATGGACCATTCGCTCGAGTTGAAGCAAGAGCGAATCTTCCTTGGGTTGCCAATGATTGCCTATTTTTTGGAGTTTTATGCCAAAGATCTGAGCACATTTTTTCTGGTTTCTGCTGATTGTTGTTTGATGCTGCTCAAAAATTTCACCTACTTTTTTCCCAGACTGAAGCCATATCATTCCGTCAAAGCTAGAAAGCAAATCTAAACTAACCATGGTGCTGACTTTGGATCAAAATTCCACCTAAAAAGCTTGTTGTTTGGCTGATTTAGACACGCTTCATTATGCTGGATTTTGAGGGTGTAGGGATCAATGCATGCAAGCTATGCACTTTTGGGACCAGGTATTGGCCGAATGTTTGCCCTTGCTGTAACGAATTATGTTCATGAAATTACAAAGGAATCAATGCTTTGGGTTGGTTTTGATCCTTACTTTTCCTTTGCTAAGGCCTCGCCTGAGAAGACTGACTTTCGATCGCTTGCTACTTAGCTGCTTATGCGAGTGATTGTTGTTTAGGTGGGCGTTTGGTGGATGGGCAATGTTGTGACTCCCAGCGAAACCGATCGGCGTCAATGTTTTTGTGTTCAGTTACGGATGCTGTTTATTTACAAAATCATCTAGAGAAACCTCGTAGCGCTTGATGCTGAGAAGATCTGGATGGTTCCGTTCTGATCGGTTGTCAGTGCATCGCACCGAATCACAGCATTGACAAGCAGCCCCAACATCCGGCTGTCGTTTGAGATGGAAGCCCTTGTCGAGACTTGAACTCGAGACCTCTCCCTTACCAAGGGAGTGCTCTACCGCTGAGCTACAAGGGCGTGTGGTGGATGGGCCGGGTTGGATTTGAACCAACGTAGGCAGAGCCAGTGGATTTACAGTCCACCCCCATTAACCACTCGGGCACCGACCCGAACCACACTCGAAGAGGTTACCAGCAAGGCTGTCGATACGATCAACCTACGTTTACGAGTCGGGCCATGCACCTGTTGCTGCTCAACGGCCCCAACCTCAATCTGCTGGGCCAGCGGGAACCAGGCCTCTACGGCCGCCAGACCCTTGATCAGATCGAGACATCACTCTGTGAGCGAGCCTGCGCTGATGGCCTAACGCTGGAGTGTTTCCAGAGCAATTTCGAAGGTGCCCTGGTGGACCGCATCCATCAGGCGATGGGAAAGGTGGATGGAATCCTGATTAACGCAGGGGCCTACACCCACACCTCGATTGCGATCCGTGATGCCCTTCTGGGGACAGCGATTCCCTACGTGGAGCTGCACTTGAGCAATACCCACGCCCGTGAACCGTTTCGGCATCGCTCGTTTCTGGCCGACCGTGCCGTTGGCGTGATTTGTGGTTTTGGCCCTGTGAGCTACGACTTGGCCCTGGATGGGTTGGTTCGCCACCTGCGCAACTCTGCGAGCGGAGGGAAGAGCTGATGGCCTCGACATCTGTGGCCAGCATTCGTTGGTTGGCGGCACCCACGAGCGCTTCTTGGCTGCAGCAAGCGATCGCCAGACCAATAGAGGTCTTAATTGATCATGCGCACTGTGAGCGCAAAGCGGCGGGGTCTGCCGTGCAGCTGATGTTTCGCTATCTGTGCGAACCAGGCCTGGGGGAAGTGTTGAGTCCGTTGGCGCGCGAGGAGCTTGAGCATTTCGAGCAGGTGCTTGCTTTGCTACGGGCACGAGGGCGCTATCTCGAGCCTTTGCCATCCCCGGGCTATGGCGGCTTTCTTGCCAAGCACATCCGTAAAGGGGAGCCGCTGCGAATGCTGGATTCGTTTTTGGTGGCGGGTTTGATCGAAGCCCGTAGCCATGAACGGATGGCGCTGTTGGCGGAGCACAGCCCGGAGCAAGATTTAAAAGACCTTTATGGAAGCTTGTTGTTGAGTGAAGCGCGCCATTTCGGTCTTTATTGGGTGCTGTGTGAACAGCGTTGGGAGCGTTCGGTGATCGTGCCCAGGCTGGAGGAGCTTGCGCAGGTTGAAGTGGAGGCCCTGACTGGAGAATTGGAGGAGCCGGCCGACGTGAGAATGCATAGTTGTGGTGTTGATGTTCGCTGAGCTGCTCCACAACATCACTCCATATGAGGAACTGAGTGCCTGCGATATACACCCCCACTCAAGTTGTGGGGGGAGGATCTCATATCAGCGAAAACCAGATGCTGACTCGGTTTGGTAATTGTTCTCATCTAGCCTGGCGACCATCCCCTCATTGAATAGGGACCGATTGCCTCGCTTGATTGTTAAGATGGCAGCTGCCCGAATCTGTTCGTAGGTTTGTTGTGTCGACATGTTGTAACGAGAGACTAAGTCTCGAATCGTCAGCATCGATGTAAGTCGCCTGTTGGATAGATAAACGACTTACTGAAAGGCTTCAAGCGGATTAAATGTATTGATGTAACCTTCTCCAGAGGGGAGTTTATTAATCACTGAAAAGCTACTGGCATAGGGCAGTGGTTGCACTAAGGGAACAAAGCGGACATAGCTGGCATATCTATTTTTAACGCTGTTGGCAATTGATTGAGCCGTAGACAGTTCGCAATATTTGGATGCATTCCATTTGTTTGTAAATTTAAGAATTAGCTTTGTCTTGTGAGGATTCACTACCTACGACAAAATCCCACCATGCTTCAAGACGTTGCGTAGATGCATACCAGATGTCTCCAAATAAACCACCATGGGCAGTGTCGTCTTGAATCAGAGAGCGGGCGCCAGTAAGTAGAGCTGACTCAACTGGAACGAGTCCATCACCGAGGCATCCTTCATCATCAATAGCTCTTTGGTAACTAGCTTTAGCGCCCCTGCGGCTGAATGCCGAGGCATTTCCACTAGACAAATCAAGCTTTCCGGCAATAGCGACATAGTCAACGTCAGATTCATGACAACCAGGAAAGCGGCGGTCGACCATCGCCCTCAAAGGTGTTGCACGGACTGCCTGATGAGGACTGCCGAGTGTAACCAAACGATCACATCTTTTAGAGCCCGCATAAATCCTTCCCTCAAAAGGTTCATCGCTGAGATAGAGGCGTAACATCACTCCACCGGAGCTGTGCCCAATCAAGGTGACTTTTCCACTTAGTGAGTGATGTTGAACTTGTTTCACAATGTCATCGACACGGTCGAGTACGCGTCTCCATCCAAATCTCCAGATAGTTAAAAGCCAATCCAGTCGAGACATGGGAACCACCAGAGCATTGCAAATTCCCTTGTGCTTTAGCCACTCAGCCATTGGTTCATAAGCCTCTGCTGTAATCAAGAAGCCTCCAAGGATCACAACCGGCTGCTGAGGATCAACCGTTCTCATGGCTCTGATTCATGGAATGAACACCATCATCAATGGAGAAGGATGCCTAAGCAGTGATCCGTAGGACTCTCCTGTGTAACGCGATCAGCAGCTCTTGTAGCAGATCAAGTGCCATCGATGAGTGTCATGGATTGGGGGTAACTGCTTAGAGCATTCCAAGCTGCAATAAAAATCCCACTCGTGGCTGGGCAGTTGCAAGGTACTGTGACTATCTTTTACCCGTAAAGGCTCGATTGAATGGGGTCTTCTTCGTTTCTGATTTCATCAATCAAGCATAGTTTGTTCGAGTTTTGGAAATCGCTTATGTCCAGATTTTGAGTGACTTTATCTACTTCATCAGAGACTATTTTATGTCCTTTGTGAGCCGCATGGCTCAATGCTGCTAGTGAAGTCACGGCTCTGATAGTCCCCCATGCAGTGCAGTGGAGCTTTTTAATTGCTTTTTAGAGTTGTGTTCAACATCACAGCACCGCTTAATACCGGTCACTGTCTCTGCTGGTGATTCTGGAGATGGTGTGTGGGTCGAGCAAGTAAATCACTCTTCTCAGATCGCCATGGCTAATGCATTGATTACAATCCAAAAAATCATGACTGCCCCCCCCCTAATCGCTTTCGCATTGATGTCGCCAATGCCGGAAGACTCCAAGTCTGAAAAGCTTTGGCGTCTTTCATCCCGAAGCGTGAATAGCAGCTAAAGTTAATATTCGGCTCGCGATACCGTTCACCCACATTCGGGGTTTAGAGCATATGGCGGATAAGGTTCATTCATCATTGCCATGGAAGTCATCCGTTTCGATTTTCATTTGTTCTAAGCATCTTGTGTCATGTCTGGATGAGATGGTGAATATCGGCTTAGATTGATCTATGGATTAATAATGGTGCCTTTCTCTCTCGAAACTTCTCCTGGTGATCAGAGTTGTGCGATCAGGTCAGGTGCATTCAAAGGTTGTTGCTCGTTGCTGCTTTCGGTTGATGAATTGACATCTTTGTTTGAAGACCCTCCCGTTGAGGATTGAAATGGGTTGGCTCATGTCTTTGGCTAGCGGTCTTGAGATCACGGAATAAAAAAGCTACTCCCCTAAAAGAGCAGCTTAAAAACCAACACCTGAGCTATCAAAACCAAGAGCGTGAGCTGCAACCAGGATCTCTATGGTCGATCTTCTGTAGCAGCTAGTTGAATTGCCCTCTTTCGAGGGGCAGACCGTGAACCCACAGCTTGATTTTAAATTTGAATCTCAATCAGTGAAGAGTAAAAGGTTGTTTGTGGCTGATTAGTTCTTGTCTGTCAACGACTTGGACATGGCGGCTGCGAGAGCAACACAACCAGCGACGATCAGATAGCCCATGAGATTTGTTTGAAGGCTTAAGCATCATTTGTTTTCGAGCTGCCTGCTGACTGTCTCCGATGAGACCGAATCCTCAATCGATCGGCTGGATTGTCTGTTTGCTTGCTTAGGCAAGGCCTGGATAGTGACTGGCAATTGGGTCATCGGTGAAGGATGCCGCCCACCCTCCTGATTTTTTGAAAAAACGAATCACGCAGTAGCTGGGGTTCGCGCCCATGTCGAACCAGTGCCGGGTTTCCGCTGGAATGGCGATCCAATCATTGGCTTCGCAGATCAGCTGAAGCACCTCCCCATTGATATGGAGTGAAAACAGGCCGCGACCCTCCACAAAAAACCGCACTTCGTCTTCCGCATGCTGGTGTTCGCGCAGAAATGTTTGGCGCAATGGTTCGCTGCTGGGTTGATCTCCACCAACGCGCATCACGTCCACGGTTCCATATCCATCGCTGTCTTGGACGGAACGGATCAGTGATTGATAGGCCAACAGAATCTGCTCTTGATTGGCCCCTTGTTCGAGCCCTGGCTGGCTTGGCCAGCGTTGAAACTTGATCCCTCGCGTTTTGAGCTCTGCGCTGATCAAGGCGGGATTGCTGGTGCTGAACAGTGGCTTTGGTGTGGATGCAACGGCTGAAGCACGGTCTGCAGCAATGCCTGCTGCCTGTGTTGCGTAAATCCTCAGCTGCGTCATCAGCGCTGCGTTGCCTGAACCGCATTCCTGTTTAGCTCTGACGAGTCTCTGGCGTGGCGCCTGTCCCACCGGTCACTGTCATTGTTGGGCAGTTGGTTGGGGATCTTGTGCCTCACGCTCTGCAATTGATCGGAGTGGGCCCTGGTGATCCAGAGCTTCTCACCATTGCTGCTGTTCGCGCGATTGAAACCGCCGATGTCGTGGCTTATCCCGTTGCTCGTGCTGATGCTGATGGGATGGCTTGGACCATTGCCTCTCGCTGGACGCGTTCAACGCAACGGCGGCTGCCTCTGGTCTTTCCGATGGTGGCGGAAGCCGAGCCGAGATTGAAGGCTTGGCGTCATGCTGCCGATGCGCTTGCGTCTGAGCTGCGACGCGGTTTATCGGTGGTTTTGCTCTGTGAAGGTGATGCCTCGTTGTTTGCCTCGAGCAGCTATGTGCAACTGGCACTTCGCAAGCAGCATCCTGATCTCAGGGTCAAGTTGATTCCGGGTATTCCGGCAGTTTGTGCTGCAGCAGCTGCTAGCGCGGAGATGGCGATTGATTGGCCTCTCGCCTTGCAGCAAGACGGGGTGCTGATTCGTCCTTGCCCAGACCAAGAATCAGATCTGGAGAGATTGCTTGAATCAGCTAAAGCGGACTGCATGGTGCTGGCATTGATCAAGCTGGGGCAGCGATGGCCATGGGTTCGAACTTGCCTTGACCAGCGCCGGCTGCTCGAGGGCTCCCTCTTCGCGCAACGGGTGGGTTGGCCTGATCAGGTCTTGGCGCGGGCAACCGAAATTCCCGCTGAATCGAAGCCTTATTTTTCACTGCTGCTGATTCGGCAGACTTGGCCTGAGGTAGTGCCGTGACGGAAAGCGTTTCGTTTCTCACGTCTTTGAATTGGCTCGGGCTGGTTCACCCCGTTCTGATGATTTTGTTTGTCTATCCGGTGGTGGGTGCCACGATTCGGTTAGGCATCTTGGCCCGGGAACGGCGGCTGGATCTCAATCCGATTGCGCCAACGGTGCCGGTGGAACACGCCGATCACGGTCGTTGGGTGACGGGGGGAATGGTGTTGGCGGTGTTGGTGGCGTTGTTTCACAACGCTTTGGCAGGAGGGATGCAGGCTGATCAGATGTTGGGATTCCTGCTGGCTGTCGTGGGTGCTGCAGCGGCATACGTGGCGTTATTAGGTGCCAAAGGTGTTGTCCCGAAGATGTTGTGGGCAGCAGCCTGTTGGTTCACTCTGATGCTGAGTGCCTCTCAGCCAGCGTTGCTCCAGTGGCGCCAGGCCTTCCCCACAGCGGTTTGGCAGTCGCATCTTTGGGGGGGGCGGCCTTAATCGCACTGATGTTGGCTGCGGTAGTGATGCAAAAGCAGATTGCGGGTCGGCTCTGGATGCGACGGCTGCATGTGTGGATGAATGTTGTTGTTGCTTTGTTGCTAGCGACGCAGGCCATCACTGGGACGCGTGATTTATTCATGCGCTGATGTTGGGGATTGACTCGCAGAAAATGAGCGATGCGCCTCAATCAGAACAATCCTTGCCAGATGATTGAGCCAGGATTTGACGCCCCATTAATCTTTTCAAATCTTGTGAACGATTCATGAGCGGAAGTGGACATCACGGGCCTGATCGCAGCCTTTGGATGGATCACATCGAATCACCACCACCGATCGGAACAGGGACTGCTTGGACGGTGCAAGGGTTTGAGGATTTTTTTCGATGTATCCCAACGCTCTATCGGTGACGTTGCCGATTACAACGTGCACCTTCCTACCGATGGGGATCTCTACGACACCCATGAGATCTATGCCGGTCCAGATGGCATGGTCTATTTCACCCAGCGCATGCATGACCGCGTAGGTCGATTCACTCTGGATGGAAGGGTTGAGTTTTTTGATCTTCCCGATGGGTCTCGCCCCCACGGCTTGCGCTTTAGCCCTACTGGTGGCTGGTACATCACGCTCGAAAACTTTGACGAAATTGTTGAGTTGAGCAAAGAGGATGGCTCGATTGTGGCCACCTACAGCGTTGCCTTTGATGATCCGCAAATCCAAGGGATTGTGGGTCCCCATGGATTAGCGATCGATCAACAAAATCGTCTTTGGTACGCCGGTCGCACCTCAGATGTACTCGGTTGGGTTGACCCTGAAACGGGAGAACATCGGCGATTTGAGTTGCCTACTCGACCTGAAATTGCTCCCAACTTTGACCATGAATTGGTCAAGCCTGAAGCTAGTGCACCGATTTATGTTGATATTGATGATGATGATAACGCTTGGTTTGTGAATCTGCAAACGAATCAAATTGCCCGCATCGATCCTCAAGGTCAGATGCGCTTATTTGAGATTGAAGGTTTTGATACTGATAACACTCGTCTGATCAATGTTTTTCAAGGCCCGGATGGATTTATTTGGGTCACGATTGAGGGAGATAATTCGCCAGCTGTGGAAAATACCCAGCAAAGTCTTGGCGGTATTGCTCGGTTTGATCCCACTACGGAAACGTTTGAGGCCTATCCCCAAAAGTTATCCAAGGGAGCCGGTGTAGTTCTGGGCGTGAAAGATAGTTCCGTTTGGTTTCAATACCAGGAGGAGGCCCTCGTTCGCTTGACGGTTGATGACTCAGGCCGAACAGACCAACAGACCTTCCCTCTTCCAGACATTGGTAAACGTGTGATGCATCGCATCGCTCAAGGACCTGATTCAAACATGTGGTTTACAAGCCTTGCGGCGGATGTTGTCAGTCGGTTGGTGACGGATCAACAGGGCTTGCCTGTGTATGGCTTTGATCAAACGCAAACGGGTGATCAATACTTGTCTGCGTTGCCAATGGAGTGGACCCATTTGTTGCAACCTGAGTCGGGTTATGACTCCCCCGACCCTCTTTTCCTGAGTCCTTCAGCTGGGGACGAGGTCATTGCAACGTCGCGCCTCTGGGACCGATTGACTGGACAGACGGTTTGGACAATCGACAATCGATTGTGATGAACGCAATTCTTGGCAGAGCAGTTGTCGCTACGAGTGGTTGGGTGAAGATTTCCGTGTGTACGACGATCTCAGTGATGCGTCGGGGTTGATTCCGGTGTATCGCGCTCTCGATGCGGATGACGCTTCACTGCTCTGGTACACAGACCCACGCTTTGTGGACGCTTCGATTCATGCCGACTCTTCAGTGGCTTGGTATGCCTATGCCATTCCAGAGAACGCGACCTTTGGCTGAACAGGATTGCTGTAAAAGCACTGCTTGCCGTTCAACAATCTCGAACGCGTGATTTATTGATGCGCTGATCCTTGGACTCTGGGCAGGTGTTGCGGGATCATGCTCGGGTTGAAAGGCCCGCGTTTGGGTGGAGCGATCAGTCGCCGGAAGAGGGCCAACAAGGCACGGCCTTCCTGAGGTGCCTGACGGTCGACCCAGCATCCCGGCCGGCAAAACAGCCAGCGGATCAGGGCATAGCGATCCTGCCGAGCCAAATCTCCCCAGTGGAGAAGGGCTTCTGTGTCGGTTTTGTTGGTAAAGATCACTGGCAATGCAGGCAGCTCTTGGCACCAGCGCAGCTTGGAACTGGCCACCCATGGAAGGGGAGAACGGGAGTAGGCGATCTTGGCGCCGCTTTCGCTTAAAGCGGTGATGCAGCAGGGATAACGATGTCCGCCGTCATCTTCAATCCAGGCTTCCAGTTTGAGCTTTTGCCATGGGGCGAGGTCCTTCGCGGCAGGGTCCCAACAGGCACGAACCGCCACGATCAAACTGAGCAGATTGATCACGCCCCACACCAGCCCGACCGGCCGACCGGCAAGCACCTGATTTGGTAAGCCGCTGGCGTTGGAGAGCAGCCCCTGGAGGTTCACCAGATTGAACAGCACGAGGGCCAATAGCGGCAGGAGTAGTTCCACGCTGGTGCTGCCACGATCACGGCGCTGATGTTTGGGAGTGACGCGAAATCCACCGATGCGTCCAATCAGGTTGGACAGCACGGTCATGGTGAGGGGAACGGTGAGCACCCAGCCGGTGAGCTCGCTTAAAAAAGCCGTTCGAGACCCACGGTTTAACCAGCCCAGGCTCAGCACTTGCAAGCCCCAGAGCGGTAGGAGAAGGGTCAATGCGGCCTCGCTGTTGAGCAGGATCGGAATGATGCCCAGAAGGCCATAGCTGAGTGGCATCAGCATCAGCACCAGCCTTGGCACGTTGTTGAACCAATGCATCACGCCTTCGAGGTAGGCGATGCGTTGCCCAAGCGATAACCCCTTGGGATGTAAGGGGCCGCTGCGAAGCCGAAGGCTTTGCAAGGTGCCAGAGGCCCAGCGTTGGCGCTGGTGTACGAAATCCGCCATGGTTTCGGCCGCCAATCCAGCGCTGAGTTTTTCCTGCAAATAGAGCAGTCGCCAGTGCTGACGCGTCAGGCTGATGCCGGTCACAAAATCCTCAGAGATGGCTTGTTCCACAAAGCCACCGATTTGATCGAGTGCTTTCCGTTTCACCACAAACGACGTGCCTGCACACACCACCGCCCCCCAGCCATCGCGCACCGGTTGGATCCAGCGGTAGAAGCTTTCTTCATCTGACAGAAGCCAATGTTCCATCCCCAGATTGCGCATCACGGGGTCCGCGTTGATGAAGGTCTGAGGGGTCTGAATTAGCGCAACCTCAGGTTCGAGCAGAAAGCCAATGCTGCGATCTAGAAAAGTGCGTTGGGGAATGAAGTCGGCGTCGAAGACGGCCACCAGCTCTCCTCGGCAGTGGCGCAGACCATGGTTGAGATTGCCGGCCTTGGCATTCACGTGCTCCGGTCGGTGCAGGTAGCGGCACCCGAGCTCGGCAGCGAGGGTTTTCACCTCATGGCGACCGCTGTCGTCGAGCACCCACACCTTGGTGTGGGGATAGGACAAGTTTGTGCAGCCAATCAGGGCTCGTTCGAGCACCTTGATGGGTTCGCCGTAGGTGGGAACCAGGATGTCCACGTGGGGTTTCCAGCCGCTGTTAGCCCAGCGCTGTTGCCGATCGTTGATCTCGAAGCGGCGATCGGGGAATCGTCGCCAAGCCAGCCAGAGCGGGATCAAGCCAATGAGGAGCAGCCAGGCTTCGGCGAGCAGGAGCAGCAGGCTGAGGCTGATCGATAAGCGGCTATCAAAGTTGAGGCTGGAGGTGACTCTCCAGGTCAAATAGCGAAGGGTGAACAAGGTGATCAGCAGGATCAGGCTGCGCCGTCCCCAGATCGGGGTGTCTTGTTCAGGGCGACGAATCAACCAGAGCGGCCAGATCAGCAGCAGAGGCAACAACTCATTCACTGAATTTGCTGCATCTGTTGATCGAGTAACTCAAGGGCTGCGGCGAGCGTGGGGGCGCGCATCAGTTGCTGCCGAAACTGGGATGCGCTGGGGAAGCCAGTGCAGGTCCAGCTCATGTGTTTCCGCGCAATCAGCAGGCCGTGATCCCCGCGTGTCTCGACGAGGGCCAGGAGTTGTTCTTTGGCGAGGGCTAGACGCGCATGGGCTGTGGGCGTGGCGGGAATCGGCAGCCCACTCAGAGCGGCATCGATTTGGCCCACCAGCCAAGGGGCACCCATGCTTCCGCGTCCCACCATCACGCCATCGGCGCCTGTGATCCGCAGGCAACGCAGCGCTTCTTCTGGGCTGTTGACATCCCCATTCGCGATCACGGGAATACGCAGGGCTGCTTTCACTGCGGCAATCGCGTTCCAATCCGCACTGCCGCTGAAGCGTTGCTCTCGTGTGCGGCCGTGCAGCGTCAGCATTCGCGCCCCTGCATCCTGCAAGCGTCGGCACCAGCTCACGGCGGCCTCCGCCCCCGCGCCGTTGTGTTCACCACACCAGCCGAGGCGGGTTTTCACCGTAACGGGAAGGCCCACGGCGGCCACCACCGTGTCCACAATTTTGCAGGCAAGATCCGGGTCGCGAATCAGCCCGCTGCCGCCTCCTTTTCGGGCGATTTTGCGGACGGGGCAACCCATATTGATGTCGATCAAAAAAGCTCCCGCATCGGCCGCTCGCCGGGCTGCATCGGCCATTGCGGCCGGATGGTGATCAAACAGCTGCACCCCAATGGGCCCTGTCTCTTCTTGCAGCCCATCCATCTTGAGCCGACCGTGCCCCAGCTCCAGGCTGGTGGCATTCACCATCTCGGTGAACAGCAGCGCATCGGGAGCCCAGCGGCGCACCAGTTGCCTGAAGATCCGATCGCTGACGCCAGCGAGTGGGGATTGCAGGACGCGGCACCTGAGTTGTCGCTCTAACAGTCGACCCTGAATCTTCAGCGGCATGGCCAAAGGCCGAAGATCTCTGCATTCTGCGGGTTTGGCGGGTGATCTGAGACTTGGCGTAATGGTTGGGCTTGTCAAGGCAAGGCGATGGGGCGAAGGATGGAGGTCTCCGGTCTCTGCTCACATGCCCTCTAACCCCTGGCCGCTGAGCCGCTTGTTGTTGGAGCGAATCCTTGAGGACCGAATCAGTGATCGCTTTGTGGCCGAGCGGATCTGGGAGCGTTTGGGGTACCAGCCACAAGGGGAGGGCCTGGTTTGGCTCGCTGGGCCTGAGACGCCCTCGGTATGGCGAGAGGCCTTCCCCCAGGCCCCGGAAGTGATCAGTGTTCGCCCCGCATCCGTGCAACTCACCCGCTCGATTCCACACGAGCACAAACAGCTCTTGAAAGAACAGCTGAAGTTTGCCGGGTATCGAATCGGAGAGCTCTATCCACGGCGCACGCGAAGGGCGACGGCGGTGAATTGGTTGTTGGCCTGGCTTGCATCCCGCGATCAGTTGCTGGTAGAGGAGGGCCCCTTGCCACCCTTGCTGGATACGCCGCTCAATCCAGTGAGCGGCCATCCCGGTGATCTTCCCGTGCGTTGAGCCCTAGGCCTGGATGATCACCTTGGTGCCTTTGGGGGTGTTCTCGAACAGCCATCGAGCCTGTTTGGTGGGCATGCGGACGCAACCGTGGCTTCTCGGCACTCCAAAGGCTTGGCCAGCATCTTCTTGCCAGGGAGCGGCGTGCATGCAAATGGCTTCGTTGGCGGTGATGCACATCGCATAGGGCACGCCTGGAGAAACATAGGTGCGTCCGCGCATGGTGACCGAGCGGTACTTGGTGAGCACCGAGGCGTGGCCCGTGGGTGTGGGCGATGAAGCCTTGCCCGTACTCACGGGAATCACCCGGACGGTTTGATCTTGCTCGTTAAGCACGGTGAGGGTCTGATCGGAGAGATCGACCACGAGCGTTGCAATGAGCTCAAGCATGGTTGTGCCGCTGGCGTCGTTGTCACAGGCCTAGCTGCGTCGCATGCGTCTCATTCGTCTCTTTCTGAATGATTTCGCATTTCCGTGATGGGTCACCTCTGTACTGTCAAGAAAGTTTTTCTGGGCTCCTGTCTTGGCACGTCCGGTCGTCGCAATCATCGGACGTCCCAACGTGGGCAAGTCCACCTTGGTGAACCGTCTTTGTCGAAGTCGTGAGGCAATCGTTCACGACCAGCCAGGTGTGACCCGAGATCGCACCTATCAAGACGGGTATTGGGGCGATCGAGAATTCAAGGTGGTGGACACCGGCGGCTTGGTGTTCGATGACGACAGTGAGTTTCTTCCTGAGATCCGGGAGCAGGCCGGCCTCGCCCTAGCTGAAGCCAGCGTGGCGTTGGTGATTGTGGATGGTCAGCAGGGACTCACGGCTGCTGATGAATCGATCGCGGAATGGCTGCGTACGCAGCCATGCAAGACGCTGCTGGCAGTGAATAAGTGTGAGTCTCCGGAGCAGGGGTTGGCGATGGCCGCTGAATTTTGGTGCCTCGGTCTTGGCGAACCCCATCCGATTTCGGCCATTCATGGTGCTGGCACCGCCGAGCTTCTCGACCAGGTGCTCACCTTTCTTCCGCCCAAGGACGAGGAGAGCGATGAAGAGGAGCCGATTCAGCTTTCGATCATTGGTCGCCCCAACGTGGGGAAATCCAGCTTGCTCAACGCCATCTGTGGGGAGACGCGGGCGATCGTCAGTCCGATTCGTGGTACCACCCGCGACACGATTGATACCCGTATCGAACGGGAAAATCGTCCCTGGAGATTGATCGACACCGCGGGAATACGCCGGCGTCGAAGCGTGAATTATGGGCCAGAATTTTTTGGGATCAATCGCAGTTTTAAAGCCATTGAACGCAGTGATGTCTGCGTTCTAGTGATCGATGCTCTCGATGGTGTGACCGAGCAAGATCAACGCTTGGCGGGACGGATCGAAGAGGACGGTCGCGCTTGTGTGGTGGTGGTGAACAAGTGGGATGCGGTGGAAAAAGACAGCCACACGATGACGGCGATGGAAAAGGAGCTTCGCGCCAAGCTCTACTTTCTCGATTGGGCTCC
This portion of the Synechococcus sp. ROS8604 genome encodes:
- a CDS encoding L,D-transpeptidase, with the protein product MLELIATLVVDLSDQTLTVLNEQDQTVRVIPVSTGKASSPTPTGHASVLTKYRSVTMRGRTYVSPGVPYAMCITANEAICMHAAPWQEDAGQAFGVPRSHGCVRMPTKQARWLFENTPKGTKVIIQA
- a CDS encoding DUF1823 family protein codes for the protein MPSNPWPLSRLLLERILEDRISDRFVAERIWERLGYQPQGEGLVWLAGPETPSVWREAFPQAPEVISVRPASVQLTRSIPHEHKQLLKEQLKFAGYRIGELYPRRTRRATAVNWLLAWLASRDQLLVEEGPLPPLLDTPLNPVSGHPGDLPVR
- the dusB gene encoding tRNA dihydrouridine synthase DusB; its protein translation is MPLKIQGRLLERQLRCRVLQSPLAGVSDRIFRQLVRRWAPDALLFTEMVNATSLELGHGRLKMDGLQEETGPIGVQLFDHHPAAMADAARRAADAGAFLIDINMGCPVRKIARKGGGSGLIRDPDLACKIVDTVVAAVGLPVTVKTRLGWCGEHNGAGAEAAVSWCRRLQDAGARMLTLHGRTREQRFSGSADWNAIAAVKAALRIPVIANGDVNSPEEALRCLRITGADGVMVGRGSMGAPWLVGQIDAALSGLPIPATPTAHARLALAKEQLLALVETRGDHGLLIARKHMSWTCTGFPSASQFRQQLMRAPTLAAALELLDQQMQQIQ
- the der gene encoding ribosome biogenesis GTPase Der; the encoded protein is MARPVVAIIGRPNVGKSTLVNRLCRSREAIVHDQPGVTRDRTYQDGYWGDREFKVVDTGGLVFDDDSEFLPEIREQAGLALAEASVALVIVDGQQGLTAADESIAEWLRTQPCKTLLAVNKCESPEQGLAMAAEFWCLGLGEPHPISAIHGAGTAELLDQVLTFLPPKDEESDEEEPIQLSIIGRPNVGKSSLLNAICGETRAIVSPIRGTTRDTIDTRIERENRPWRLIDTAGIRRRRSVNYGPEFFGINRSFKAIERSDVCVLVIDALDGVTEQDQRLAGRIEEDGRACVVVVNKWDAVEKDSHTMTAMEKELRAKLYFLDWAPMLFTSALTGQRVDSIFALAALAVEQHRRRVSTSVVNEVLKEALSWRSPPTTRGGRQGRLYYGTQVASRPPSFTLFVNEPKLFGDTYRRYVERQIREGLGFDGTPVKLFWRGKQQRDAEKELVRQQNRQG